In Mastacembelus armatus chromosome 5, fMasArm1.2, whole genome shotgun sequence, a single genomic region encodes these proteins:
- the pa2g4a gene encoding proliferation-associated protein 2G4a has product MSDEEQEQTIAEDLVVTKYKMGGDIANQALRLVVEAAKPGVSVLSLCEKGDAYIMAETGKVFKKEKEMKKGIAFPTSVSVNNCVCHFSPLKSDPDYTLKDGDLVKIDLGVHVDGFIANVAHSFVVGASKENPVTGRKADVIKAAHLCAEAALRLVKPGNQNTQVTEAWNKIAQSFKCSPIEGMLSHQLKQHVIDGEKTIIQNPTDQQRKDHEKAEFEVHEVYAVDVLISSGEGKARDGGLRTTIYKRDPSKQYGLKMKTSRTFFSEVERRFDAMPFTLRAFEDEAKARLGVVECAKHELLQPFSVLHEKEGEFVAQFKFTVLLMANGPHRITNGPFDPELYKSEYDVQDPELRTLLQSSASRKTQKKKKKKASKTAENATGQPTEDTEAAAAE; this is encoded by the exons AGGCTCTTCGTCTGGTTGTGGAAGCAGCCAAGCCCGGGGTGTCTGTGCTCAGCCTCTGTGAGAAGGGGGATGCCTACATCATGGCTGAGACTGGAAAGGTcttcaaaaaggaaaaggaaatgaagaaag GCATTGCCTTCCCCACCAGCGTCTCAGTCAATAACTGTGTTTGCCACTTCTCTCCCCTGAAGAGTGACCCTGACTACACACTTAAAGATGGAGATCTGGTCAAAAT AGACCTAGGGGTTCATGTTGACGGCTTCATTGCCAATGTTGCTCACAGCTTTGTGGTGGGAGCAAGTAAG GAGAACCCTGTCACAGGCCGCAAAGCTGATGTAATAAAAGCCGCCCATCTGTGTGCAGAAGCAGCTCTTCGCCTTGTTAAACCTGGTAACCAG AACACTCAAGTGACGGAAGCCTGGAACAAGATTGCACAGTCATTCAAATGCTCTCCAATCGAGG GTATGCTATCTCATCAGCTAAAGCAACATGTCATAGACGGAGAGAAAACCATCATTCAGAACCCGACAGACCAGCAAAG GAAGGACCATGAGAAGGCAGAGTTTGAGGTACATGAAGTTTATGCTGTGGATGTCTTGATTAGCAGCGGAGAAGGCAAG GCCAGAGATGGAGGTCTGAGGACCACCATTTATAAAAGGGACCCCAGTAAGCAGTATGGATTGAAGATGAAAACGTCGCGTACTTTCTTCAGCGAAGTGGAACGACGCTTTGATGCAATGCCCTTCACTCTCAG GGCATTTGAGGATGAGGCCAAAGCCCGTCTGGGTGTGGTAGAGTGTGCCAAACATGAATTGCTACAACCCTTCAGTGTGCTGCATGAGAAAGAAG GAGAGTTTGTAGCCCAGTTTAAGTTCACAGTGCTGCTGATGGCAAACGGGCCTCACAGAATCACCAACGGACCCTTCGATCCGGAGCTCTACAAGTCAGAGTATGACGTCCAGGATCCAGAGCTAAGg ACTTTACTACAGAGCTCTGCAAGTCGTAAAacgcagaagaaaaagaaaaagaag GCCTCAAAGACGGCAGAAAATGCAACTGGACAGCCAACTGAAgacacagaagcagcagcagcagaataa